A single Drechmeria coniospora strain ARSEF 6962 chromosome 03, whole genome shotgun sequence DNA region contains:
- a CDS encoding CCAAT-binding protein complex subunit HAP3: MSDSPPSPPKDVDHGAQSPDEEQMNENQDPQSAGLASYEFDGVKEQDRWLPIANVARIMKNALPDNAKIAKEAKECMQECVSEFISFITSEASEKCQQEKRKTVNGEDILFAMTSLGFENYAEALKVYLSKYREQQQNQTNRERVMENSWGGSMVAGEKVEAAPAAGEYAGAEAAGSADGGADPNYMYASHPAHNGAGAADGY, translated from the exons ATGTCCGACTcccctccgtctcctccaaAGGATGTCGACCATGGTGCACAGTCACCCGACGAGGAGCAAATGAACGAGAACCAGGACCCACAGTCGGCCGGCCTGGCGAGCTACGAGTTCGACGGTGTTAAAGAGCAGGATCGGTGGCTTCCCATAGCCAATG TCGCTCGTATCATGAAGAATGCGCTGCCAGACAACGCCAAGATCGCAAAGGAGGCCAAAGAGTGCATGCAGGAGTGCGTGAGCGAGTTCATATCCTTCATCACGAGCGAGG CGTCGGAGAAGTGTCAGCAGGAGAAGAGGAAGACGGTCAACGGTGAGGATATCCTCTTCGCCATGACCTCCCTCGGGTTCGAAAACTACGCCGAAGCCCTCAAGGTGTACCTCTCCAAGTATCGCGAG cagcaacagAATCAGACCAATCGAGAGCGCGTCATGGAGAATTCCTGGGGCGGCTCCATGGTAGCGGGCGAAAAGGTCGAAGCGGCCCCTGCAGCCGGAGAGTACGCCGGTGCGGAAGCGGCCGGAAGCGCCGACGGGGGTGCGGATCCCAACTACATGTATGCCTCCCACCCAGCCCACAACGGTGCTggtgcggccgacggctACTAG